GAAAAACGAGACAGTGAAACAATGTAGAGGATATATATGATGGGCTGCTATACAAAAAATTATCGAGTGAAGTAATCTTATCATCCCCTGATAATGTTTCTTTTCTCATGAACACTGATGGTGTTCCAGTGTTTAAATCATCCAAAGTTTCTATTTGGCCATTATACCTTACTATTAACGAGCTCCCCTATGGCAGGCATCTGACAAACTAAAACATAATTTTTGCTGGGCTCTGGTTTGGGAAAAAGAAACTGGCCATGTGGACTTTCTTCAAACCTGAAACACATTCCTTCGCTACTCTTCAAAAGGGTGTCGACATGGAATCACCTGAGAGAGAAGAAATTTTCATTGTAAAGGAATTTTGCTCTCCTGCTCATGTGATCTTCCAGCTCGCTGCTTACTTTGCAATAGTGTGCAATACAATGGCGAGAATGGCTGCTGGAAATGTTTACAGCATGGGCAAACTGTGCGAGCAGGCGTTTGCAGTCACAGCAGGGCATTTCTCTACCAAAATGATAATCCCAAGGGGCCGCTAAGAACATCAGAAAGCGTTACAGAAGATGGAATTCGCCTAGCTGTACTCCAGCAACGAGGTGTTACACAGCCTATTGTCAACGGAGTTAAAGGCCCATCATGGCTCTCCAGTCTCCAGCACTTCAACTTAGTTAACGGTATGGCAATTGATTATATGCATGGAGTACTTCTCGGTGTATGGAAACAACTTTTAACCTTGTGGCTTAATTCAAACTTTTCAAGTCGACAATTCAGCATACCCTTTGAAGTAGACAGCATTGattttacaaggaaaggttacgtttatacaaacgttggccgtgtagcacttatattttaaacaagcttaactgaatagagtgtaatgtgaagtgctagatttctatcccatatgaaccatgtgagtgttagccctactgatggaaatgggccctcacaaggacagagaaaaactctgaccagggtgggaattgaacccacgaccttcgggttagatctctgccgctctaccgactgagctaaaaggtcagagtttttctgagTTTTTCAGGGTTTTTCTCTGCCGATGatggtagttgtttggcggtccgacctttaccaaaaagaagctttgcggcaactttcggatacctcgttttatgccaaaatccctaaagatctcacttccaaaaatcaaaaacttgtcaaagacaccattcaaaatcttatagctaatcaagaattaccgggcactgccactaatctcatcatcaacacccctagaacttcgtgcatttacttcttgcctaaaattcacaaacccaacaacccaggtcgccctattgtttctgcctgtagttgccccaccgaactcatttctagctacttagacaggagtATGACGCCTATCGTTAAATCTTtcccatcatacattaaaggcagtacacacgcactacaaattttccgcgatttcaatttctccggccaagacaaacttattttcaccatggacatgacatctctatacacagtcattcctaatagcgagggtcttcaagcacttaaacactttttcgatcaacgcactgtcaaagaacctagctcagaaacgctcctccgccttgccgaactagttttaacacataactgtttttcatttgccggcagctattacaaacaaattaatggtgtagcgatgggcacaacaATGGGACCTaactatgccaatctttttgtaggatatgttgaacactaattttttaatcagtacaacggccccaaacctgaactctacggccgctacatcgacgactgcatcggcgctatttcatccagcagagaagaactcgatcaatttataacctccatcaactcttttcatccggctcttaaatatacctgggaaatttcggaaacttcattggctttcctagatatcaaggtttctattagaggcaacttgctatgtactagtgtgcactacaaacctaccgattcacacagttatttgttgtattcatcgtcacatccatcacatgtcaagaactacattccttattctcaatttcttagacttcgacgtctatgtagtgatgactccgatttttccagcaaatcagagatgtgccagttcttcgaaaaacgtggctatcctgtctctgtggtcaaagcgggccatcatcgcgcccaacaatttgatcgacagtcatcactacaaacgtcacaaaaagataagaatgacagaattccattcaccctcactttccatcctcacaatcacgcagtcaaaagaatcattcttagtaattttaaattactccaaaatgatcccgagactggtagaatcttttcgcaacctccacttatttcattcaaacgtgacaaaaacgtaggcaactttttagttagaagcccgctcaaaactaacgagcaacccggcactttcaaatgcgcgcgctcacgatgcaaaacttgtcttttcattgttaacactagcaagatatcgggacctaagcgatctgttaagatcaccaatcgtttcacatgtacctctgcaaatgtcatttattgcataacttgtaagttatgcaataaattagacattggtgagacaggtagacgactaggtgaccgattccgcgaacaccttcgcgatgttgaaaagaatgacaaggatgcatctaagccagtcgctcgccattttaatctgcctaaccactgcaaaaaacacatggctatctgtggCCTTTCCATAtctctaggtacgacggaaagccgcaagaatctggaacaaaaattcatctttcaaatcggcacccttaatcctcacggtattaacgaacgcttttcatttaactaatatattcctatttttcacgttgccatgttaccaccaatagcgtagctcccactctactataaaaactacaagtaacccataatccctcgattcgctctgacgaagggctaacgctcgaaacgtcagcttttagaatctctgtacggtggccatttccattatcaactccattgataaaaccaaatttttgtataatactacatttgacactaactagtttacagcatacatctttgatattggacatcaatgttatggtcaattgacacctgtcaaaacaaggtatccgctgattagtatcacgtgactatatagcgggctcaagctagaccttatcgaggtcagctgtttttttgaagtgaccgctgaccagagactggttgttgattggatcgcaggcccaggCCAGGttagacactcacacacacctgatcgaggcttaattttcgcgctctttctgtggctcgacgcggctacacagccacgctacgtcagcaaacctcttgacagtcgatgcttttcgtgttcaggtacggtatggaaaatatatttttcttgcatttttcgctggtttcagtccaggtttaacataatatagctgtggtcaggacacactggtggctacgtagttattcaagtaaagcattggagcgatataaacttaaagctgaatgtttattttgaatttgttttgggctgctttttgctctgaattgcagtttttggtatgtgttaagatttttaattttgaatctactaaggttgcaagatgccaggacggcctatgacagaagagcagaaacgaaagaagagagaaagagaacgagaatgacaaaacggtacaccagtaatagcttaaagttggtggaagaagttactccacaaattcttttcttggacactaaaccgtttgttatttctccggatgagttatttcaagtggatgcatatttctaaaaagtggtttagtcgtttttacCTTTgctcacgaatgaaactcgaatttttattgttaactggaattaaataacaatcatctgtactctttttggacagaaataatcgatcttttgctgctttgtttggctttaaaatgcgagggaacaagatgtttttttactctgcttgcctaattgtttttcaatgtgcctcgacagtgacaagaaaattttgcactatgttctacacatgtaatcgcaatgagttctcgtaaaaagtaaggagaaatatcaccagcttaagttttcagaagtttgtttacagcacgtacagataatttgttggagatcttgtttgaagtttgtcctttctagccgattctggttctaaaccaagctggcgtgtttcaatgaagtacatcaaaatgtaaatgatctcgttttcagagataaagtggaataaataaagtacgatctgtcacatcacgagctatagtacgtctgtgatttctaattttagcgtgatttctattcgctggcttttaacagtcgactctgaaatggcttctttccttttccgttcgcttgctgaggatttgtttgttttcttttcaaactcttgcgattcaagaaaagttaattgcctaactggggaattcaacagtagatttcgctggaaaaaccgatatcacacttttcccttcgtgattcatgcgatcagtcggtttttcaggtgaaattcacagaggaattcactagttaggcagcgaacaaaatgacataattaagcaatttccgggaaaaccaaaaggcggacagttccaaagccttgtgttttcactaatcctacagccagtaagaataaacaagccaggagctccgcttttaggcttggctaaatctatatattatttccaTTGCTGTGGTCTATAACATTTCTCTCTTAACCCAATCACTCCTCAGGCGCCCTAggacgagtaaaatctgttaactttcactcccgggagtcaatgggttaaactatATCATTGTTGCAAtcctttaaaaataaacatatacTATCAGCTTTATTAAATTCTGTGCTATCAACACTATAAACATACTATTTAATTTACTATTGactataattattgttgtttgcCATACCTTAGGGCATCAATAAGGGAGATGATAAGTTAAATTTCAACTACATGAAAGCTGTCAGTTTTTAAGCAATAAGACATCTTCATTGTCTACACTTTGGATGGCCTAAGAAATATTCAGCAACATTTAGGGTATGCACTTCCAACAAAAAGGTGCACAGTGATTTCAGTAAAGTAGTTGTCattcattaaaattttccttaaaCAACTGCAACTGGAGAAAAATGtcttgaaattttatgctatcCATAACCACTGAAAACACTACAATGTCAGTGTAGAACCCATGTCCTTCAACAATGCTGTTGATACCCAGGGAGGGTGAGTAAAAATAACTATTAATCTAATTTGCCACtgaatgaaataataattattaattttgttgtgatATTTCCACACAGGGTCTAAATTCTGGAAGCGCCCAAGTCACAAGGTATATGCCTTAAAAGAAGCAAACATTGCCTCCAAGAGGAGACTTGGTAATGCAAGTGAACAAGACTCAACAGATGAGGAGGAAGAAGTATTCCATCCACGTAGGAAAAAAACTTTAAGACTATTCAAAGAACAACTGGCAGAACTAAAAGAGCAAACCATTAACCTGAAAGAAGAACTGGTTGCTACAAATTTAAACATGGAAGAATGCAAAGCCATGCTTTAGGACTTAATAGTGGTAAATAAGTCGCTACCCCTACCACCATGTGTGGGTAAGTTAGTGCATGATGCATTCAAATGTAAAGTCTGTTTAAAATCCCCCATGAAACCTCTAATTGTAGCAACACGGTGTTGTAACGTACTACACTGCAGGAGGCAGTGTGACCAAGTGGTTAGGGCggttgccttgagatccggagatcccgggttcaagacccgctctgaccactcgttgaatttgaccctggttgtccctggttcaactggTTGTGATGGCCCCTCCGAGAGAATATCTTCATTTGTGGATACACTACTGCAGCCTAtcgcacaaaaacaacaatcctTTATTAAGGACACAACTGATTTCATAGAAACAAAGATAGGCAAGGATACAATTTTGGTATCAATGGAAGTGTCTAGCTTGTATACGAATATACCACAGGAAGAGGGAGTGAACATAGTATACGAGGCATACGCAAAGTTCCACAATCATAATCCACCGATCCAAACACTCTTCTTGAGACAAATGCTTGGTTTAATTTTAAACGAAAACTCGTTCCAGTTCAATGGAGATAACTATCTCCAAACACATGGAACCGCCATGGGGACAAAAATGGCAGTCTCTTTTGCTAACATTTTCATGGCGCTCATTGAAACATCGTTAATACAACAGAACGATACCAAGCCAAGAATATGGAAAAGATATATTGATGATATCTTCTCCTTCTGGAACAGCAATAAAAATACAGTGGACCTTTTTGTTATACAAGCTAACAAATTCCACCCcacaatcaaatttacggcCGAAATATCAGAGAACGAAATCACTTTCCTCGACACAGAAGTGTTTAAAGGGGAACGATTCAAGAACGAATCCATCTTGGACATCAGAACTCActacaagccgactgaaacctttcaatatacACACTACAACTCATGCCACCCTCCAGGCGTAAAAAATGGCAATGGCTTCATTAAAGGCGAAGCAATGAGACtgcttagaacaaactcttcgaaaacaacatttgaagagaACCTGGAGAAATTCAAGCGCGCAGCTATCCTAGCCCCATCATAGAAAGGTGTCTGTTGGAGGTCAGTTTTGCCTCCAGACCAATCGGCTTTaactcaaaacaaaaatacaaaccAGGGAattttgccttttgttacaATGTACCACCCAGCAGATAAAAACCTTGAAAAGATATTGATGGAACTATGGAGTATCATAGAAAATCAGCCTATGCTCCTATGCTAAAAGATATCTACCTAAAACCTCTAATAACATCatacaaaagaggtaaatccCTTAACGACATGCGCGTCAGAGCaaaaatatagttttttttAGGTTCAAACACGAGgcaaccacaaaaaccacactgaaggagtccgtgcaggcctgtcattAATTTCCTACAAAGACACTAATTTTTTTGGAGATGGACACGCCTTAACAGGCTGGGAGACGTTACTGTATACAATAAAAAGCACTCAATAGTTTGAAATAGTAAGTTACTACAGCAGCAGGCGATCCATCTAAAAACACCCCAAAATTTgtatttaaatatttaaatgCTTGTACCtaaaaaatgaacttggtgacccctATTCTTTCGCTGAAATGTAATTACCACGCTTAATTGAAACCCTTTGCAAAGTATATAAAAACTCCCTAGAGCGGACTTAGATCTACCTTGTCAATCGGAATAATTGCCCACGGCTTAAGATGATTCTGGAGTCAAGTATGTCACGGAGTATCACCCTTGTGACATGCCTCGTTTATGGATAATCTCCTTAGTACCAAATTCCCCTCTTCTCTACGGTGGTGTTTGCAATAAAGGGTCTCCACCATTCGGTATTAGCCCCAGTTAAATGAGATTTACAGGTGATCCGGTTCCCTTTGCATGTCCTCGACCAACGCATTTTTGGTGTTCTCTCGCCTGAACAAGGAAGGATACACAAGAGCAGCCATTTTTTGGTAAAAcgaaaaatgtgaaaaatgaCCAGACATTGTCAGGTCTCTTAAGGCTACCAAGATTTAGCATATgctttcctgaaaacttccGAAACTCTGCTGAACATCTGTAAAACAAGAAGTACGACATGAGAGTTCAAAGCAATAAAGGCCATACAGCTTGGCTGTTTGCTTAGCATAAAGCGCTGTCATGGCACCAACTGCATAAACAAGAAGGTAAATGCAGTCTTATTTAACGCTTTTTCGGTAACCAGTAGTACATAAAAAATTGGAACGACAACTACATGTAAGAGAGCAGGTCACTTACCTGCTGTAAATCCACATGAGTGTGACTAAAAAGTAGATAAGATAGTTTTATCTGTAAGCGGACAAAAATAACACGCAGTTCAAGAACTGTCCAACGATCTTTACTCTGTGACCTAGTCTTAGCCAAAATTTGGCAGTGTATGTGTAAATAGCCCAAAGTTACACTGGACCGCATACAATTTCAACAATTGTAAAAGCACTGGTTGAAGGCGTTTGCGTCAACACATGCACTCAAAAAATAGTTGATTAAGCGACTCAGAGGCAGAGAAAACAACCAAATCAGTAAGAAAAATGCAGCCTTTTTTATTAACGACTGCAAGTGGAGCTTGAGTAACTAAGTCAAACGTTGAACTGCTTTGGTATAGTGATACGTTTAATAACCTGCAGTACATATTTAATTTGAAGATTTCATATGCGTTAGACTAATATGCCTGGTTTCTGCAAATACATTTTCTCAAATGTTTCAAAAACCCCTCCAATGGCTGTACGAAGGCACAAAATCCCAGATTAGGGATTTTTTTGCACACGGGGAAGCAATTTCCCATCTGGGAGTAAAAAACTTCCAAGAagaaatttgtcaaaaattgGTTCATGTTAATTTTTACGCTCATGCTCGTCTTATTTTAGAGCTTGGTTACAGCTTGACATTTTCGGCATACAAGAAATTTCTATTCCCACAACAGGCTACGCAGCGTAAGTATACCATGATGGACTACGGGCTCATATTCCTAACCTGAACCGGCATGACCACCACCGATGATAACCACCATAGACAATGCTCATCCAGCATCATTTGCAGTTTTACAAAAGCATAAGAATATGGACATTAACATTTTATGGTATAACCAGGGACCTCCATTGAAGGATGGGGATTAAACTCCCAGCGATACCATGTTGGGTGTCATTCAGGCTTCAGTTAACCAGTGGAAAGCACAATTTTAAAACAGACGGACAAAGTTATACAAGCTATGGTCACCTGAATGGTAATACCGGCAATGCTGAAATGCCTAGACCACAGCTACTATGACAGCGCTTTTGATTCCTCGCCTTAAACCTTAAGTGGTAGCTCAGTAAACGTATTGGCGTTCGACTGTCATCTAGAAAATCCACTTGATAATAGAGTCTGTTCTTTGGACTTCTCAGAGACACGACGGGCATATCGCCCTAATTCTTTGACCTGGGAGCACCgaatttctttttgttctttcatttcAAGTAAGACATTGTTGAGAATTTCTGTCAATACAGCTTATTAGAGAACCTATAGAGAGTATagcaattattattttcttgattCCTTAGGTTGTAGACTTAGAAAACTGTACAGTTTCCCAAGTGGATCCAGCA
The genomic region above belongs to Montipora capricornis isolate CH-2021 chromosome 8, ASM3666992v2, whole genome shotgun sequence and contains:
- the LOC138013698 gene encoding uncharacterized protein yields the protein MKPLIVATRCCNVLHCRRQCDQVVRAVALRSGDPGFKTRSDHSLNLTLVVPGSTGCDGPSERISSFVDTLLQPIAQKQQSFIKDTTDFIETKIGKDTILVSMEVSSLYTNIPQEEGVNIVYEAYAKFHNHNPPIQTLFLRQMLGLILNENSFQFNGDNYLQTHGTAMGTKMAVSFANIFMALIETSLIQQNDTKPRIWKRYIDDIFSFWNSNKNTVDLFVIQANKFHPTIKFTAEISENEITFLDTEVFKGERFKNESILDIRTHYKPTETFQYTHYNSCHPPGVKNGNGFIKGEAMRLLRTNSSKTTFEENLEKFKRAAILAPS